The sequence CATTTCGAACGGCCCCATCGGATGGTTGAGGCCGAGCTTAAGGGCTTTGTCGATATCGCGCGCTGACGCGACGCCTTCCATCAACATGTAGAACGCCTCGTTGCCGATGAGCGCGTTGATGCGCGTGGTGACGAAACCGGGCGCCTCGTTGATCAGCACCGTTTCTTTGCCGGACTGCGCCGCCACCGCCCGCGCGACCTCGATCGCGCGCTCCGAGGTCTCCAACCCCTTGACGATCTCGACCAGCTTCATGATGTGCGCAGGATTGAAATAATGCATGCCGATGACGCGCGACGGATCCTTCACGGCCGAGGCGATCTCGGTGATGGACATCGAAGACGTGTTCGTGGCGAGAACCGCGTCTGGAGCGCACGCGGCATCGAGTTCGCGGAATACGCGATGCTTCAAAGCCATGTCTTCCGGCACGGCCTCAATCGCGAGAAACGCCCCCCGCGCGGCGGATGCCTCAAGCGCTCCGGAG comes from Candidatus Tumulicola sp. and encodes:
- a CDS encoding 3-hydroxyacyl-CoA dehydrogenase NAD-binding domain-containing protein; its protein translation is MSGRIAVIGAGTMGNGIAHSLALGGYDVTLIDAAQEALDRAMARVEADLQAGVKRAKITQAHAEQARARISGALEASAARGAFLAIEAVPEDMALKHRVFRELDAACAPDAVLATNTSSMSITEIASAVKDPSRVIGMHYFNPAHIMKLVEIVKGLETSERAIEVARAVAAQSGKETVLINEAPGFVTTRINALIGNEAFYMLMEGVASARDIDKALKLGLNHPMGPFEMVDLVGLDTRLKILQHLHATLGEKYRPCPLMEEFVRAGRLGRKSGRGVYDYE